From Woronichinia naegeliana WA131, the proteins below share one genomic window:
- a CDS encoding transposase: MLEWWTKNFASCELGDERLNNRAFSIGKKLSEGFGKALSEVFKGGNELKRAYEFLGIRKQTLSR, translated from the coding sequence ATGTTGGAATGGTGGACAAAAAACTTTGCCAGTTGTGAATTGGGAGACGAGAGGCTAAACAATCGTGCCTTCTCGATTGGGAAAAAGTTAAGTGAGGGGTTTGGAAAAGCCTTATCAGAAGTGTTTAAGGGAGGAAACGAGTTAAAGAGGGCCTATGAATTTTTGGGAATCCGAAAACAGACTTTGTCAAGATAA
- the gvpC gene encoding gas vesicle protein GvpC, translated as MLDVKTERQKQAQEQETALRQSFQKVQQESRLFLTATQKQRLAQAEKQEEDLSQFQEQRLAEAKRLEEDLHQQRLDRAKQLKEDLSQFQEQRLAEAKRLEEDLRQQHLDRAKQQKEDLSQFQERRLAEAKQLKDELRQFRQDLSIYVFGK; from the coding sequence TTGTTGGATGTCAAAACTGAAAGACAAAAACAGGCGCAAGAACAGGAAACTGCTTTGCGCCAATCTTTCCAAAAAGTTCAACAGGAAAGCCGCTTGTTTTTAACAGCTACCCAAAAACAGCGTTTAGCTCAGGCGGAAAAGCAAGAAGAGGATTTAAGTCAATTCCAAGAACAACGTTTAGCGGAAGCGAAACGGCTAGAGGAGGACTTACATCAACAGCGTCTAGATCGGGCTAAACAGCTGAAAGAAGATTTAAGTCAATTTCAAGAACAACGTTTAGCGGAAGCGAAACGGCTAGAGGAAGACTTACGTCAACAGCATCTAGATCGAGCTAAACAGCAGAAAGAAGATTTAAGTCAATTTCAGGAACGACGTTTAGCGGAAGCAAAACAGCTGAAAGACGAATTGCGTCAATTTCGTCAAGATTTGTCTATCTACGTTTTTGGCAAGTAA
- the gvpA gene encoding gas vesicle structural protein GvpA (There are 14 genes on the gvp gene cluster in halophilic archaea. The product of gvpA is a structural component of gas vesicles, which provide buoyancy to cells and promote flotation. It has been reported that the products of gvpAO and gvpFGJKLM represent the minimal set required for gas vesicle formation in halophilic archaea.), giving the protein MAVEKTNSSSSLAEVIDRILDKGIVIDAWVRVSLVGIELLAIEARVVIASVETYLKYAEAVGLTKSAAVPA; this is encoded by the coding sequence ATGGCAGTTGAAAAAACTAACTCTTCCTCTAGCTTAGCTGAAGTTATTGATCGCATCCTCGACAAAGGTATCGTTATTGATGCTTGGGTTCGCGTCTCTCTGGTGGGCATCGAATTATTAGCGATTGAAGCTCGTGTAGTCATCGCTTCGGTTGAAACCTACCTCAAATACGCTGAAGCTGTCGGTCTGACTAAATCTGCGGCAGTCCCTGCTTAA